ATTGTAAAATACCTTTTGCTAGAGGGAAAAGTAGATCAAGAAAAAAAGAAAATATCTTAAAAGAAATAAGAAAATTAGTAGAAGATGGTTTTAAAGAAGTTATATTGATAGGTATAGATTTAAGTGCCTATGGAGAGGATTTTCAAGAAAAAGATAACTTTGAATCTTTACTTGAAGACATCTTAAAAATTAAAGATTTGAAAAGAGTTAGAATAGGCTCTGTTTATCCTGATAAAATAACAGATAGATTTATAGAATTATTTAAGCATAAAAATCTAATGCCTCATCTTCATATTTCTTTACAGTCTTGTGATGATACAGTTTTAAAGAATATGAGAAGAAATTATGGTAGTTCCCTTATAAGAGAAAGTTTGCTAAAATTAAAATCTAAGGTAAAAAATATGGAATTTACAGCTGATGTAATAGTTGGTTTTCCTAAGGAAGATGAAACTATGTTCCAAAATACTTACAATGTGATAAAAGAAATAGAATTTTCTGGCTTACATATTTTCCAATATTCAGATAGAGAAGGTACTATTGCAAGCAATATGGATGGGAAAGTGGATGCTAAAACTAAGAAACAAAGAGCTGATAAATTAGATGACTTAAAGCAAGAAATGATAAAAGAAAGTAGAGAAAAATATTTAGAAAAAAACTTAGAAATTTTAGTTGAAGAAGAAAAAGAGGGAGAATATTTTGGTTATTCTCAAAATTATTTAAGAATTAAATTTAAGTCTGATGAAAAAAATCTTATAAATAAAATAGTAAATGTAAAAATAAAATGTATAGAAAATGATATGTTAATTGCTGAAAAGGAGATGTAGTTTATGGCAACCAAAAAAAAGAAGAAGAAAAAAGGTCGTGCACCTGTGCTTGTAATAGTCTTAACAATAATTTTATCAGTTCTTCTATATTTTAATTTTAGAGGAAATAATATAAAATTATCTAAGGATGAAAGAGTGTTGATTATAGGAAAGCAAAATTTATATGCAGTGTATGAAGATAAATTGGCAGTAAAAATACCTTTTGAACTTTATATTGATAGTGAAGAAACAGTAGAAGATTTGGTAAATAGCCAAAACTATGAAAATGTGTTAGAAAAAATTAACTCTATTGTACCTGAAAAGCTTACTAGATATACAGTTATAAAGAGTGGAGAAATAAAATTAGATGTAGAAAATGCAAAAAATATTCCTGAAACTAATATAGGGGATAAGAGATATATATTAACTTCAAGTGTTTATGCTATGTTTAAAGATTTATATCACGAAAAAAATGCTATTGATGAATTAAATGAAAATATTTTAGTTGATGTGTTAAATGCCAATGGTATAGGTGGATATGCTAGAAAAACGGGAGAGCTTATCAAAAACACTTTAGGAATGAAATATAATGCTGCAAATTATGAAACTACACAAGATCAAAGTTATGTAATTTTAAATGATATATCTAAGGAAAAAGCAGCAGAAATATTGGATAAACTACCAGAAAAATATTTTAAAATAAGAAATAAATCATCAATTCCAACTTTAGCAAATATAGTAATAATAATTGGAAATGAAAAACAAATTAATTTTAAAATAGATGTCTATGCTAACCAAACAAATTTAAAAGAAGTAAGCAATAAATTAAAAGAGGCAGGATATGGGAATATTACTAGTCACCCTGAAAAAGAAGATACAGAGCAATCTATTATAGAATACAATAAAGAGGACTATTTTATAGCACAAAAGATTGCAAAAATTCTAGGGATTTCAGATATGGTTGAAAATAGTGACTTAGAAAATAAAATTGGTATAACTATAAAGTAGAAGATGTAAAATGACAGTGATTATAATATCTTTAATTTTAATTTTTATAGGAAATAGCCTACCATTAAATGGAATTTTAATGGGGGTTATTCTCCCATTTATAACTTTTATAATTGGAAAGAGAAGAAGCTTATTTTTTATCTTTTTAGCTTGGATTTTATTTTCTTTACAAACAGATAAATATTCATTTAATCTTTTAGTGATAGCACTATTTGGATTTTTAAATTTTTTATTATTTTGTTATGTAGAATATGATAGAAAAAGTATTTTTTATTTAGTTCCATTGGATATAGGATTTTATTTATTGATAGTTTACAAAAGTCTCTATATTAGAATTAATATAAAATATTTGATAATAAATATAATTAGTTTTTTTATTTTAAATTATTTTTATACTAGTAGAAAGAACAAAAGGAAAATAGATGAAGCTTAATAGATACAAAAATAATGATGTAATACTAGGAGACAAAAGGAATGTTAGGGAAATAATATTTAAGATTATAGTTTTCCTATGTTTTTTAATACTTTTTTTAAGATTGTTATATCTTCAAGTTTTACAAGGAAATGAATTTTCTTATTTAGCAGAAAGAAATCAGTATAAATTAGTAAAAATAGACTCACCTAGAGGAAAAATTTTTGACTCAAAAAATAGATTAGTTGTAACAAATGGAACAGGATATAGACTTATCTATTCGTTAGGAAGAGAAGAAAATGAAGAATATATAAAAGAAATTGCAAAACTGACTGATAAAACAGAAGAAGTTGTTAGAAAAAGAATTAAATATGGAGAAATATTTCCATACACAAAAGATAATGTACTTTTTGAAGATTTAGATGAAGAAAAGGCACATAAGATAATAGAAATAGTTAATAATTATCCATATTTAGAAGTACAAGTTTATTCAAAAAGAAAATATTTGTATGATACAGTAGCTTCTCATACAATAGGTTATGTAAAGAAAATTTCTGAAAAAGAATATGAGTCTTTAAAAGAAGAAGGCTATACCCCAAGAGATATGATAGGGAAATTGGGAATAGAAAAAGCCTATGATGATATTTTAAGAGGAAGAAATGGTTTTAAATATATAGAAGTAAATGCATTAAATAGAATAGAAAGAGAAGTAGAAAAGGTAAAAAGTCCTATTGTTGGTAAGAATTTATATATGGGTATAAATATGGAATTACAACAATATATGGAAGAAGAGTTTGAAAAAGATGGTAGAAGTGGGTCATTTGTAGCATTGAATCCCAAAACTGGTGAAATAATAACTATTGTAAGTTATCCAACATATTCATTGAATACTTTTAGTTCACAGATTTCTCCAGAAGAATGGGATTCTATATCAAATGATCCAAGAAAAATTCTGACAAACAAGACTATTGCTGGAGAATATCCTCCAGGTTCAACATTTAAAATGATATCTGCTATAGCTTTTTTAAAAAGCGGTATAGATCCAAAGTTAAAATATAATGACTATACAGGTTATTATCAAATAGGACATTGGAGATGGAGAGCATGGAAAAGAGGAGGACATGGTGCAACAGATATGAAGAAATCTCTTGTGGAATCGGCTAATACTTACTACTATAAATTTTCAGATCAAATTGGTTTTGCTCCAATAGTAAAAACAGCTAGAGATTTTGGATTAGGAAATGTATCTGGAATAGATGTTCCTGGAGAAAAGAAGGGAATTATACCAGATCCAGATTGGAAAAAGAAAAGGACTAAAACAGTTTGGTTTAGAGGAGATACAATACTTCTTTCAATAGGACAAGGTTTTACACTTGTAACACCAATTCAATTAGCAAAAGCATATACGTTTTTAGCTAATAAGGGTTGGGCATATGAGCCACATGTAGTTTCAAAAATAGAAGATTTACAAACTGGAAAAGTAGAAACATTAACTACTAAAAAAACTGTTATAGAAGACTATCCAGAATCATATTATGATATTATAAATGATGCTTTAATAGCAACTGTTGAGCAAAATAATGGAACTACAAGAATTATGAGAAATCCATATGTAAAAGTTGCAGCAAAAAGTGGTTCAGCACAAAATCCGCATTCTAAATTAACACATGCTTGGGTAGCAGGATATTTTCCTGCTGATAAAGAACCTGAGGTTGTTTTTGTGTGTTTATTAGAAGGAGCAGGTGGTGGTGGAGTAATGGCAGGAGGAATGTCTAAAAGATTTTTAGATAAATATCTAGAAATAGAAAAAGGGATAAAGCCAATCCAAAATCTTCCACATACAGAACCTAGAACTACTAATTCTACTATTCAAGCAAATGGAAATCAAGAAAATGAAGATTCAGGGGAAGGAATAGGAGAAGAAAGAGAAAATGAAGAAAGAGAAACAGGGGAAACAAATACAGTTGAAGGACAACAAAATTAGTATTCATGATAAAATAATGAGTATAAAAGATGATGTCTTAAACTTAAAAAGTAAAAAAGCAAAAAATAAAATAGTTAAAAAAGTAATTGAAAAAGTAAAAAAGAAAAAAGAAGAAGTCAAAAAGTTAGAGATAGTTCAAAATAATAATAAAAAAACAAAGACTTCAAAAAAAGATTTGGATAAAATGTATGTCATTCCATTAGGTGGTTTAGAGGAAGTTGGGAAAAATTGTACAATAATTCAATACAAGGATGAAATAATTATTGTAGATGCAGGAGCAATATTTCCAGATGAAAACTTACCCGGTATAGATTTAGTAATTCCAGATTACACTTTTTTAGAAAATAATAAGTCTAAAATAAAAGGTTTATTTGTGACTCATGGTCATGAAGACCATATTGGAGGAATACCTTATTTATATGAAAAAATAGAAAAGGATACTGTAATCTATGGTGGAAAGTTAACAAATGCTTTGATAAAATCTAAGTTTGAAAATTTTGGAGTAAAAAGGGATTTACCAAGAATGATTGAGGTTGGATCAAGAAGCAAAGTGAGTGTTGGAAAGTATTTCACAGTTGAATTTGTAAAAGTAACACATTCAATAGCAGATTCATACTCTTTATCTATAAAAACACCAGCAGGGCATGTATTTTTAACAGGAGACTTTAAAATAGATTTAACTCCTGTTGACAATGAAAGAGTGGATTTTATGAGATTGTCAGAATTAGGAGAAGAAGGAGTAGATTTGATGTTATCAGATTCTACTAACTCTGAGGTTGAAGGTTTTACTCCCTCTGAAAGAAGTGTTGGAGATGCTTTTAGACAGGAATTTCAAAAAGCTACTGGAAGAATAGTTGTAGCGGTGTTTGCTTCGCATGTTCATAGAATACAGCAAATTATAGATACTGCAGCACAATTTAAAAGAAAAATTGCTATTGATGGAAGAAGCTTATTAAAAGTATTTGAAATAGCACCTAGTGTTGGAAGATTAACCATACCTGAAAATTTACTTATTCCTATATCATCAGTTGATAAATATGATGACGATAAGATTGTAATATTATGTACAGGTACACAGGGAGAACCACTAGCAGCACTTTCAAGAATAGCAAAAAATATGCACAAACATATAGCTTTAAAGGAAGGAGATACTGTAATTATTTCATCTACTCCTATACCAGGAAATGAAAAAGCAGTTTCCACTAATATAAATAATATTTTAAAATATGATGTAGATTTAGTTTTCAAAAAAATTGCAGGTATTCATGTTTCAGGTCATGGAAGTAAAGAAGAGCAAAAATTGATGCTAAATCTAATAAATCCAAAACATTTTATGCCAGTTCATGGAGAATATAGAATGCTTAAAGCACATATGAGGTCTGCTATTGAAACAGGAGTACCAAAAGATAAAATTCTTTTAACTCAAAATGGTGATAAAGTAGAAGTTACAAAAGAATATGCAAAAATAAATGGTAAAGTAAATTCTGGAGAAATTTTAGTTGATGGTCTAGGTGTTGGAGATATTGGAAGCAAGGTTATAAAAGATAGACAACAATTATCAGAAGATGGAATTGTAATAGTTGCTTATTCCATTGATAAAGATACTGGAAAAATAGTCTCAGGACCTGAGATGTCAACTAAAGGATTTGTATATTATAAAGATTCAGAAGATACTATAAAAGCAGCGCAAGATTTACTAAGTAAAAAAATAAGTAAAAATGAAACTTATTTAGGTAGAGATTGGGCAGATTTAAAAGGAAATGTAAGAGATTTATTATCAAGATTTTTCTATGAAAAATTAAAAAGAAATCCAATTATATTACCTATGCTATTAGAAATTTAAAAATGAGGGAGAAGAATGAATAGTAAAAAAAGAGCTTTTTTGAAAAAGAAAGCACATAATTTAGAACCTATTGTTAGAATAGGTAAAGATGGATTAAATCAAAATATTGTACAGAGTATACTTGATGCAATAGTTTCAAGGGAACTTATAAAAGTTAAAATTTTACAAAATTGTGAAGAAGAAAAAACTATAATTTATTCAAAGTTAATGGATATAAAGGATTTTGAAGTAGTGGGAATGATAGGAAGAACTATAATTATTTTTAAAGAAAATAAAGAAAATCCAACAATATCATTAGAATGGAAAAATATATAAGTTTGGAGATACTATGAATGAGGAACTTACAAAAAAATGTGAAGAAATTAGAAAAAAATTAATAGAAGTTGTAAGTAAAAATGGAGGACATTTAGGTCCAAATCTTGGTGTTGTTGAATTGACAGTTTGTTTAGATGAAATTTTTGATTTTAAAGAAGATATTGTCCTCTTTGATGTAGGACATCAAGCTTATGTATATAAAATATTAACTGATAGAGCTGAAAAGTTTGACACTATAAGAACAAGAGGAGGACTTTCACCTTTTCTTGACCCAAGTGAAAGTGAGTATGACCATTTTATATCAGGACATGCGGGAACAGCACTTCCAGCAGCAGTTGGCTTTGCAATAGCAAATCCAAATAAGAAAGTCATAGTGGTTGTAGGAGATGCTTCTGTATCAAATGGACATTCATTAGAGGCATTAAATTATATTGGATATAAAAAACTAGAAAATATATTGATTATTGTAAATGATAATGAAATGTCTATTGGGGGAAATGTTGGTTTTATATCAAAATTTCTAAAAAGAGTGATATCAAGTGGAAAATACCAAAATTTTAGAGAAGATGTGAAATCTTTTATCAATAGAATAAAAGCAGATAGGGTAAAAAAAACTTTGGAAAGATTGGAAAGGTCAATTAAAGGATATGTGACTCCCTTTTATGCACTTGAAAGTCTGGGATTTAGATTTTTTAATACAACAGAAGGAAATAATATAGAAAAACTTTTACCTATGTTACAAAAAGTAAAGGACTTGAAAGGACCTGTTATTTTATTAGTAAGAACCAAAAAAGGAAAAGGTTATTGTTTTGCAGAAGAAAATAAAGAAAAATTTCATGGGATAGCACCTTTTAATATAGAAACAGGAAATACATATAAAAGTTCAATTACTTACTCAAAAGTCTTTGGGAATAAAATCTTAGAATTAGCAAAGGAAGATAAGGATATATATGCTCTTTCAGCAGCAATGATAAAAGGGACAGGACTTGATAAATTTTTAAAAGAAATACCTGAAAGATGTATAGATACAGGAATAGCAGAAGGTTTTACAGTAACCCTTGCAGCAGGACTCGCAAAATCAGGGAAAAAACCTTATGTATGTATTTATTCAACATTTATTCAAAGAGCTGTAAGTCAATTGATACATGATATATCCATCCAAAATTTACCAGTTAGATTTATTATAGATAGAAGTGGAATTGTTGGAGAAGATGGAAAAACTCATAATGGAATTTATGATTTATCATTTTTTTTATCAATTCAAAATTTTACTGTTTTATGCCCAACAACAGCTAAGGAATTGGAACAGGCACTTGATATATCTAAAAATTTTAATTCTGGTCCATTGGTTATAAGGATACCAAGGGATAGTATCTTTGATATAGAAGATGAAATGCCATTAGAAATTGGAAGATGGAAAGAAATTAAAAAAGGAAGTAAAAATTTATTTATAGCAACAGGAACTATGCTAAAAATAATATTAGAAATATATGATGAGTTAAAAAATAGAGGCATTGATTGTACAATAGTAAGTGCAGCCTCTGTAAAACCTCTTGATGAGAAGTATCTATTAAACTATATAAGGGAATACGATAATATTTTTGTTTTGGAAGAAAATTATGTGAGAAATTCTTTTGGTACATCTATTCTTGAATTTTTAAATGATAATGGAATACAAAAAATAATTCATAGAATAGCTTTAAATTCTGCTATTATTCCGCATGGAAAAAGAGAAGAATTACTAAAAGAAGAAAAGTTAAAAGGAGAAAGTTTAATAGAAAGAATAGAGGAACTTATTTATGGTAGAAAAAAATAGTAAGTCTAAAAAATTTATTGATTATCTTTTAAATTTTCAAGATGTGAAGGATCTTGAATTATGTGATGATCAAGGTGTGAAAGTCTCAGCTCATACTTATGATGTATTAAATATTTCAATAAAAAAAATAAAAGAAAAATATATTAAATTAAAAGAAGCTTCACAAAATGTTGATTTTTTTGCAATTACAGTGGGAATAATAATGCATGATATAAGTAAATCAAGTATTAAAAGAAATGAAGAAAATCTTTCTCATTCCCAAATGATGATACAAAATCCAGAATATATTATATCTGAAGTTTATGAAGTTTTAGATTTAATTGAAAAACAAGTGAATTATAAATTAATCAAAAAAGTTAGAGAAAATATAGCACATATAGTCCAATCACACCATGGTAAATGGGGGAAAGTACAGCCTGAAACAGAAGAGGCAAATATAGTTTATATAGCAGATATGGAATCTGCAAAATATCATAGAATAAACCCCATTCAAGCAAATGATATTTTAAAGTATTCTGTAAAAGGCTTAGGGCTTACTGAAATTGAAGAAAAATTAAATTGTACAGCAGCAGTTATAAAAGATAGAATAAGAAGAGCTAAAAAAGAGCTTAATTTAAAAACTTTTGCGGAACTTTTAGAGGTATATAAAGAAAAGGGTAGAGTGCCAATAGGAGACAAATTTTTTGTACTGAGATCTGAGGAAACAAAAAAATTAAAAAAATTTGTTGATAAAGAAGGTTTTTATAATTTATTTATGAAAAATCCGCTTATGGAGTATATGGTAGATGACAAAATTTTTGAAAAATAATTTAAAAAAGAAAATGAGATTGGATGAATATTTAACTAAAAATGAATATTTTGAAGATTTAGAAATAGCTAAAAAACAAATTATGGTAGGAAATGTTATAGTTAATGAACAAAAAATAGATAAGCCAGGAGAGATAATTTCACTTAATAAAATAAAATCTATTAGAATTAAAGAAAAAGATATACCTTATGTCAGTCGTGGTGGATTGAAATTAGAAAAAGCTATAAAAGTTTTTAATTTAGATTTTAAAGATAAAATAGTTTTAGATATAGGTGCATCTACTGGTGGATTTACAGATTGCTCTTTACAAAACGGTGCTAAATTTGTTTATGCTGTTGATGTGGGAACTAATCAACTTGACTGGAAGCTAAGAAATGATAGTAGAGTTAAAAGTATAGAAAATAAACATATTAATGATTTAGAAAAAAATGATTTAAAAGATGAAATTGATATTATAGTAATGGATATTTCTTTTATTTCAATAAAAAAAGTTTTATATAAAATTAAGGAATTTTTAAAAGAAAATGGATTTGCTATTTTCTTGATAAAACCACAGTTTGAAGCTGAGAGAAATGAAATAGAGAAAGGAATTGTAAATGATTTGAATATTCATAAAAGAGTTATAAAAGAAGTAGTTGAAAAAGCAAAAGTTTATCAATTTTTTTTAGAAAATTTAACTGTATCACCAATAAAAGGTACAAAAGGAAATATAGAATATTTAGCAAAATTTGGAAAAAAAGATAATTCTTCAGATGAAGAAATAGTAAATAAATTGTTTAATAATTAATACGGAGGAAAAAAGTGAGAATAACTTTAAAGAAAACAGCAGTAATTTTAATGATTGTAATTTCAAGTCTATCTTTTACAGAAGATGATAGAACAGGATTTTTATCTAATATGAGAGAGCTAAAAGAAATATCTGATATTATGGATGTTATTCAAGATAGCTATGTTGAAAATGCAAATGCACAAAAAAATAAAGAGGAAAAAAATAAAAATTCTAATCAAAAAAGCCCAAGTCAAAAAAGTACAGGAGTTACTAAAAAATCTTTAATGCAAGGAGCATTAAAAGGAATGTTAGAATCATTAGATGATCCTCATTCTGTGTATTTTACAAAAGATGAAATGAGAAGTTTCCAAGAAGATATAAAAGGAAAGTATGTTGGAGTTGGAATGGTTATTCAAAAGAAAGCAGGAGAACCTTTAACAGTAGTTTCTCCAATAGAAGATGGTCCTGCATATAAGGTTGGAATAAAACCAAAAGATAAAGTTATTGAAATAGATGGAGCATCAACATATAATTTAACAAGTGAAGAGTGTACAAAAAGATTAAAGGGAAAAGCAAATACAACTGTTAAAGTTAAAGTGTATAGAGAAGCAAATAAGATGACTAAAATCTTTGAATTAAAAAGAGAAACAATAGAATTAAAATATGTAAAAAGTAAAATGCTTGATGGAGGAATAGGATATTTAAGACTTACTCAATTTGGAGATAATGTTTATCCAGATATGAGGAAGGCTTTAGAAGATTTACAAGCTAAGGGAATGAAAGGATTAATTTTAGATTTAAGAAGTAATCCAGGTGGAGAATTAGGTCAATCAATAAAAATTGCTTCAATGTTTATTGAAAAAGGTAAAATAGTCAGCACTAGACAAAAGAAAGGAGAAGAAAGTGTTTACTCAAGAGAGGGTAAATATTTTGGAAATTTTCCTATGGTAGTTTTAATCAATGGTGGTAGTGCTTCAGCTTCAGAAATAGTTTCAGGAGCATTAAAGGATCATAAGAGAGCTACACTTATTGGAGAAAAGACTTTTGGAAAGGGAAGTGTACAAACTTTATTGCCTTTGCCTGATGGAGATGGAATAAAAATTACTATCGCAAAATATTATACTCCAAATGGTATTTCTATTGATGGAACAGGTATAGAACCTGATAAAAAAGTAGAAGATAAAGATTATTATTTAATTTCAGATGGTTTTATAACTAATGTAGATGAAAGCCAACAAAAAGAAAATAAAAAAGCGATTATTAAAGAAGTTAAAGGAGAAAAAGTAGCTAAAGAAGTTGATACTCATAAAGATATACAACTTGAAGCAGGTATAAAGGCATTAAAAGAAATGCTACAAAAGAAATAGAGGAGAAAATATGCTATATATAGTTGCAACACCAATAGGAAATTTAGAGGATATGACTTTTAGAGCAATAAGAATACTAAAAGAAGTTGACTATATTTTTGCAGAAGATACAAGAGTAACAAAAAAATTATTGGATCATTATGAAATTAAAAATACAGTGTATAGATATGATGAACATACAAAACAGCATCAAGTGGCAAATATTATTAATCTTTTAAAAGAAGAAAAAAGTATTGCTTTAGTTACTGATGCTGGAACACCTTGTATATCTGATCCTGGTTATGAAGTTGTTGATGAAGCACATAAAAATGGAATAAAGGTTGTTGCAATTCCCGGGGCAAGTGCCTTAACAGCTTCAGCTTCTATTGCTGGTATTAATATGAGAAGATTTTGTTTTGAGGGCTTTTTACCTAAGAAAAA
This DNA window, taken from Fusobacterium simiae, encodes the following:
- the rsmI gene encoding 16S rRNA (cytidine(1402)-2'-O)-methyltransferase, translated to MLYIVATPIGNLEDMTFRAIRILKEVDYIFAEDTRVTKKLLDHYEIKNTVYRYDEHTKQHQVANIINLLKEEKSIALVTDAGTPCISDPGYEVVDEAHKNGIKVVAIPGASALTASASIAGINMRRFCFEGFLPKKKGRQTLLKELAEEKERTIVIYESPFRIEKTLKDIETFMGKRDVVIVREITKIYEEVLRGSTTELIEKLEKSPIKGEIVLLIEPQQKGGK